In a single window of the Terrirubrum flagellatum genome:
- the recG gene encoding ATP-dependent DNA helicase RecG has protein sequence MSAAKSPREVRPSVLNPLFASVTGLPGVGPKLGKLYDRLVAEPGREARLRDLIFHLPYQLVDRHASPYLASAKIGEIVTVPVIVEDHQPPARRGRGPYRVLCADDRGGDVMLVFFHAREEQLTKMLPIGQRRWISGKLEQWEGRLQMVHPDRMMDERAFAQMPSIEPVYPATDGLPSRAIARAARAALERVPDLEEWIEPTVLAREKFPAFSAALKALHQPNSLAALEPLAPARRRLAYDELLASQLALIMVRSRLREEAGGRALVGDGKIAARIRDALPYSLTSSQQQALQEINADLAQPKRMMRLLQGDVGSGKTIVGLLAMATAVEAGRQAAMMAPTEILARQHFERIAPLAETAGLKVALLTGRDRAAARAKTRAALAAGEIDIVVGTHALFQEDVEFRDLGLAVVDEQHRFGVHQRLLLGRKGEAVDVLVMTATPIPRTLVLTFFGDIELSVLKEKPAGRQPIDTRAVDLERLGDVVEAVGRAIRSGAQVYWVCPLVAESEELDVAAAEERFETLKQHFGDDVALLHGQMRASEKDEAMGRFSRGEAKILVATTVIEVGVDVPNASVMVIEHAERFGLAQLHQLRGRVGRGAARSTCLLLYKGPLGETAKSRLAIMRETDDGFRIAEEDLRLRGEGDLLGHRQSGMPGFRLARPDVDSDLLQMARDDAKLILARDAELSSARGSALRTLLYLFERDEAVQLMRAG, from the coding sequence ATGTCAGCCGCCAAGAGTCCCAGAGAAGTGCGGCCCAGCGTCCTCAATCCCCTGTTCGCCTCGGTGACCGGCCTTCCCGGCGTCGGGCCGAAGCTCGGCAAGCTGTATGACCGGCTGGTGGCCGAGCCCGGCCGCGAGGCGCGGCTGCGCGACCTGATCTTCCACCTGCCCTATCAGCTCGTTGACCGGCACGCCTCGCCCTATCTCGCCTCCGCCAAGATCGGCGAGATCGTCACCGTGCCCGTGATTGTCGAGGATCATCAGCCGCCGGCGCGCCGCGGCCGCGGGCCCTATCGCGTGCTCTGCGCCGACGACCGAGGCGGCGATGTCATGCTCGTCTTCTTCCACGCCCGCGAGGAGCAGCTCACGAAGATGCTGCCGATCGGGCAGCGGCGCTGGATCTCGGGCAAGCTGGAGCAATGGGAAGGCCGGCTGCAGATGGTCCATCCCGACCGGATGATGGACGAGCGCGCCTTCGCCCAGATGCCGTCGATCGAGCCGGTCTATCCCGCAACCGATGGCTTGCCGTCGCGCGCCATCGCTCGCGCCGCCCGCGCGGCGCTCGAACGCGTTCCCGATCTCGAAGAATGGATCGAACCTACAGTTCTCGCGCGCGAGAAATTTCCCGCGTTCAGCGCGGCGCTGAAGGCGCTGCATCAGCCCAATTCTCTCGCGGCGCTCGAACCTCTCGCGCCGGCGCGCCGGCGTCTCGCCTATGACGAACTGCTCGCGAGCCAGCTCGCGCTGATCATGGTGCGGTCGCGTCTGCGCGAAGAAGCTGGCGGCCGCGCGCTTGTCGGCGATGGAAAGATTGCAGCGCGCATTCGCGACGCGCTGCCCTATTCGCTGACCTCGTCGCAGCAGCAGGCGTTGCAGGAGATCAACGCCGACCTGGCGCAGCCCAAGCGCATGATGCGGCTGCTGCAGGGCGACGTCGGCTCGGGCAAGACGATCGTCGGCCTGCTCGCCATGGCGACCGCGGTCGAGGCCGGGCGTCAGGCGGCCATGATGGCGCCGACGGAAATTCTCGCGCGTCAGCATTTCGAGCGCATTGCGCCGCTGGCGGAAACGGCCGGCCTGAAAGTCGCGCTGCTCACCGGACGCGATCGCGCTGCGGCGCGCGCGAAAACCCGCGCCGCGCTTGCGGCGGGAGAGATCGACATTGTCGTCGGCACGCATGCGCTGTTTCAGGAGGATGTCGAATTCCGCGATCTCGGCCTCGCCGTCGTCGATGAACAGCATCGCTTCGGCGTGCATCAGCGCCTGCTGCTCGGGCGCAAGGGCGAAGCGGTCGACGTGCTCGTCATGACCGCGACGCCGATCCCGCGCACGCTGGTGCTGACTTTCTTCGGCGATATCGAACTTTCCGTGCTGAAGGAGAAGCCTGCGGGGCGCCAGCCGATCGACACGCGCGCCGTCGATCTCGAACGTTTGGGCGACGTGGTGGAAGCGGTTGGACGCGCGATCCGCTCGGGCGCGCAGGTCTATTGGGTCTGCCCGCTGGTGGCGGAATCCGAAGAGCTCGACGTCGCCGCGGCCGAGGAGCGCTTTGAGACGCTGAAGCAGCATTTCGGCGATGATGTCGCTCTGCTGCATGGCCAGATGCGCGCCAGTGAAAAGGACGAGGCCATGGGCCGGTTCTCCCGCGGCGAGGCGAAGATTCTCGTTGCGACGACGGTGATCGAAGTCGGCGTCGACGTGCCCAACGCCAGCGTGATGGTGATCGAACACGCCGAGCGTTTCGGCCTCGCGCAACTGCATCAGCTTCGCGGCCGCGTCGGGCGCGGCGCGGCGCGCTCGACCTGCCTGCTGCTCTACAAGGGGCCGCTTGGCGAGACCGCGAAATCGCGTCTCGCCATCATGCGCGAAACCGACGACGGCTTCAGGATCGCCGAAGAAGATTTGCGCCTGCGCGGCGAAGGCGACCTATTGGGCCATCGCCAGTCCGGCATGCCCGGATTCCGCCTTGCAAGGCCCGACGTCGATTCCGATCTGCTACAGATGGCGCGCGATGATGCGAAGCTCATTCTTGCGCGCGACGCGGAGCTGTCGTCGGCGCGCGGGAGCGCGCTGCGGACTCTGCTTTATCTCTTCGAGCGCGACGAAGCGGTGCAGTTGATGCGCGCGGGGTAA
- a CDS encoding succinate dehydrogenase assembly factor 2, producing MSSRPTGPTLSSEALDPRRRRCLYRAWHRGTREMDLVMGPFADAHLPDLTDAELDEFEELIETPDRDLFSWLTGELPTPEAYDRPVWRRLAQFHTHLKPSNF from the coding sequence ATGTCCTCGCGTCCCACGGGGCCGACGCTCTCCAGCGAAGCGCTGGACCCGCGCCGCCGCCGCTGCCTCTACCGCGCCTGGCATCGCGGCACGCGCGAAATGGACTTGGTTATGGGGCCGTTCGCCGACGCCCATCTCCCTGATTTGACCGACGCGGAGCTCGACGAGTTCGAGGAGCTGATCGAGACGCCAGATCGCGATCTCTTCTCCTGGCTGACCGGCGAGCTGCCGACGCCTGAAGCCTATGACCGGCCCGTGTGGCGGCGGCTGGCGCAATTCCACACCCATCTCAAGCCTTCAAACTTCTGA